DNA sequence from the Streptomyces cinnabarinus genome:
GGGCCGGTTCACCCGATGGCGCAGGCGATGAACGCCATCGGGTACGACGCGGTGGCGCTGGGCAACCACGAGTTCAACTACGGCATCGAGACGCTGCGCAAGTTCGAGGAGCAGTGCGACTTCCCGCTGCTCGGTGCAAACGCGCTGGACGCGAAAACCCTGAAGCCCGCGTTCCCGCCGTACTTCATGAAGACGTTCCGGGTGAAGGGTGCGCCGCCGGTCAAGGTCGCGGTGCTCGGGCTCACCAATCCCGGTATCGCGATCTGGGACAAGGCGTATGTCCAGGGGAAGTTGACGTTCCCAGGTCTTGAGGAGCAGGCGGCGAAGTGGGTGCCGAAGCTGCGGTCGATGGGCGCGGACGTGGTCGTCGTGTCGGCGCACTCGGGCTCCTCCGGCACGTCCTCCTACGGTGACCAGCTGCCGTACATCGAGAACTCGGCCGCGCTGGTGGCCCAGCAGGTGCCGGGGATCGACGCGATCCTGGTGGGTCACGCGCACACCGAGATCGCCGAGTTGAAGGTGACGAACGAGGCGACCGGGAAGACGGTCGTGCTGTCGGAGCCGCTCTGCTACGCGCAGCGGCTGTCGCTGTTCGACATCGAGCTGGTCTTCAGCAAGGGCCGTTGGACGGTCGAGTCGGTCGCGGCGAGCGTGCGTGACTCGAAGACGGTCGCGGACGACCCGGAGATCACCAAGCTGCTCCAGGACGAGCACGACATCGTGGTGGAGTACGTCAACCAGGTGGTCGGCACCGCGACGGCGACGCTGACGACGGTGGACGCCCGCTACAAGGACGCCCCGATCATCGACCTGATCACCACGGTCCAGGAGGATGTGGCCCGGGCGGCGCTGGCGGGCACGGAGTACGCCGAACTGCCGGTGATCTCGCAGGCCTCGCCGTTCTCGCGGACGTCGCAGATCCCGGCGGGCAACGTGACCATCCGGGACCTGTCGAGCCTGTACGTGTACGACAACACCCTGGTCGCCAAGTTGATGACGGGTGCTCAGGTGAAGGCGTACCTGGAGTACTCGGCGGAGTACTTCGTGCAGACGGCGGCCAGTGCCGCGGTGGACGTGGAGAAGCTGACCAACGCGGGCGGTCGCCCGGACTACAACTACGACTACGTGTCGGGTCTGTCGTACGACATCGACATCGCCCAGGCGGCGGGTTCGCGGATCAGGAACCTGACGTACAACGGGGCCGCGCTGGACGACGCGCAGAAGTTCGTGTTCGCGGTGAACAACTACCGTGCCAACGGCGGCGGTGCCTTCCCGCATGTCGCCTCGGCGCAGGAGCTGTGGTCGGAGTCGACGGAGATCCGGACCCGGATCGCCGAGTGGGTCACCGCGAAGGGTGTGCTGGACCCGAAGGACTTCGCGTCGGTGGACTGGAAGCTGACGCGGGAGGGCACGCCGGTGTTCTAGTCCCCCAAGTCCATGGGTGAGCCTCAGATCCCGTCCAGCAGTGGCGTCAGGGCCTTCGGGCGGCGTGCGGACGGGATCTGGGGCTGTTGTGGTTCCAGGCCGAAGCTGGTGAAGGCCGTGCGGCCGGGGAGGGGGTATGTCTCCTTGTCCGTCACGGAGTTGAGGATGGTGGCGCTGCGCCAGGCGGACAGGCCGAGGTCGGGGGTGCCGACGCCGTGGGTGTGGCGTTCGGCGTTCTGGACGTAGACGTGGCAGCCGGAGCCGGTGACCGAGGGGTCGAAGACGAGGCGGAACTTCTCGTCCACGCGCGGGCGTTCGCGGCTGTCGCGGCGCAGGTAGGGGTCGAGTCCGGCGAGGATGCGGTCGAGGGGGCGTTCGCGGTAGCCGGTGGCGAGGACGACCGCGTCGGTGGTGAGCCTTGAGCGGGTGCCCTGCTCGATGTGTTCGAGGTGCAGTTCGATCTTGGTGGTGGCGATCCGGCCGGCGGTGCGGACCCGGACGCCCGGGGTGAGCACGGTGTCGGGCCAGCCGCCGTGCAGGGTACGGCGGTACAGCTCGTCGTGGAGGGCGGCGAGGGTGCCGGCGTCGATGCCCTTGTGGAGTTGCCACTGGGTGCTGACCAGCCGGTCGCGGACGGGCTCGGCGAGGGCGTGGAAGTAGCGGGTGTAGTCCGGGGTGAAGTGTTCGAGGCCCAGTTTGGAGTACTCCATGGGCGCGAAGGACGGGGTGCGGCCGATCCAGTGCAGGCCCTCGCGTCCGGCGGGGCGGGCGCGGAGCAGGTCGAGGAGGATCTCGGCGCCGGACTGTCCCGACCCGACGACGGTGACGTGCTCGGCGGTCTGGAGTTCCGCGCGGTGGTCGAGGTAGTCGGCGGCGTGGAAGACGGGTACGCCGGGGGCCTGGACGAGGGGTCTGAGCGGGTCGGGGACGTGGGGTTCGGTGCCGATGCCGAGGACGACGTTGCGGGTGTAGGCGCGGCCCAGGGCTTCGGCCTCCCCGTCGGCGTCGAGCTGGGTGAAGTCGACCTCGAAGACGTCCCGTTCGGGGTTGAAGCGGACGGCGTCGACCTGGTGACCGAAGTGCAGTGCGGGCAGGTTCTCGGACACCCATCGGCAGTACGCGTCGTATTCGGCGCGCTGGATGTGGAAGCGCTCGGCGAAGTAGAAGGGGAAGAGGCGGTCGCGGGTTCTGAGGTAGTTGAGGAACGTCCAGGGGCTGGCGGGGTCGACGAGGGTGACCAGGTCGGCGAGGAAGGGCACTTGGATGGTGGCGCCGTCGATGAGCAGGCCGGGGTGCCAGTCGAAGGCGGGGCCCTGTTCGTAGAAGGCGGTGTCGAGTTCGGCGAGGGGGTGGGCGAGGGCGGCGAGGGAGAGGTTGAACGGGCCGATGCCGATGCCGACCAGGTCGCGTGGGGTGTCGGGGGTGGGGCTCATCGGGGGGTGGTTCCTTCCACGAGGTGCAGCAGGGCGGCCAGGTCGTCGGGGCGGGTGTGGGGGTTGAGGAGGGTGACCTTCAGCCAGAGCCGGCCGTCGAGCCGGGCCCGGCCGAGGACGGCGCGGCCTTCGGTGAGGAGGGTTCGGCGTACGGCGGCGACGGTGTCGTCGGTGGCGGTGCCGGGGCGGAACAGGACCGTGCTGATGGTGGGGCGGTCGTGGAGCTCGAAGGCGGGGTGCCGCTCGACCAGGTCGGCGAACTCCGTGGCCCGTTCGCAGACTTGGTCGACGAGTCGGCCCATTCCGGTGCGGCCGAGGGTCTTGAGGGTGACCGCGGTCTTGAGGATGTCGGGGCGGCGGGTGGTGCGCAGGGAGCGGCCGAGGAGGTCGGGGAGTCCGGCCTCGGTGTCGTCGTCGGCGTTGAGGTAGTCAGCGTGGTGGTGCAGGGCGGTGAGGTCGTGGGGGTTCTTGACGACCAGGAGGCCCGCGGCCACCGGCTGCCAGCCGAGTTTGTGCAGGTCGAGGGTGATGGTGGCGGCGGCGTCCAGGCCGGTGAGCTTTGCGCGGTGGCGGTCGCTGAAGAGGAGGCCGCCGCCGTAGGCCGCGTCGATGTGGAGGCGGGCGTGGTGGCGGGCGCAGAGGGCGGCGATCTCTTGGAGCGGGTCGATGAGGCCGGCGTCGGTGGTGCCTGCGGTGGCCGCGACGAGGTAGGGGCCGGGGAGATGGGTGAGGGCCTCGTCCAGGGCGGTGGGGTCGAGGGTGCCGGCGTGGGCGGGGACGGCTACGGGGTCCGGCATGCCGAGCAGCCAGGCGGCTCTGGGCAGGGAGTGGTGGGCGTTGGCGCCGTGGATGAGGCGGGTGCCGGGGTGGGCTTGTCGGGCGAGGAGGAGGGCGAGTTGGTTGGACTCGGTGCCGCCGGTGGTGACCAGGGCGTCCGGTGGGGCCGGCGTGGGGGTGGGTGCGCTCGCCCGTGCTTGCGGGGTGCTGCCCGCGGCTTGAGCGGCGTCGGTGCTCGTGGGCAGGGTCAGCTCTGCCAGCGCCCTGGTCACCAGGGCTTCCAGTTCCGACGCCGCCGGTGCCTGGTCCCAGGAGTCCAGGGACGGGTTGAGGGCGCTGGCTGCCAAGTCGGCCGCTGTGGACACCGCGAGGGGTGGGCAGTGGAGGTGGGCCGCGCACAGGGGGTGGGCGGGGTCGGCGGCGCCCTCCGCGAACGCCCGCACCAGGGTGTGCAGGGCGTTCGCGTCGCCGTGCTCGGGCAGTACGTCGCCCACCGCCGCCCGGAGCCGTGCCGCCACCGCCTTTGGGCCTCCCGCGGGCAGCGGACCGCCGCGGGAGCGGGTGCCCTGGGTCAGGGCGTCCAGGACGGTGTCGAGCAGCGGTCCGAGGGCGTGCGGGCCTTCGGGGCCCGAGGCGAGAGGCGACGTGCTCATGGCTTCCAGCTTGTACGCCGATGCGGCGTCGTGTCCGAAAAGCCCGGGGTTCGGAACCCGAAAGAGGGTACGTCCCTAGATGTTTGTCAGCTCTCTCGCTTCTCCTGCCTCACCCGCAACGCCCTTCCCAGATCGTCCAGTTGGTCCACCAGCTTGCGGCGCAGTGCCGGGATCGGGTCGCTGTCGCTCAGGCATTCCTCGCCCAGGCGGAGCGTCTCGGGGTCCACGGCGTACACCGGGAACGCCCAGCGGCCGACCACGTCCGCGATGGCGGGCCCCCGCCGGGCCGCGACGGCGACGGCGTCGGTGTAGAAGCGCGGCACGTACTGGGTTACGAGATCGGTCTGTTCGGGCTGCCAGAAGCCCTGGGCGGTGGCGGCGACGAGGTAGTTGGAGAGGTCGTCGCCGGCGAACATCGCGTCCCACGCACGGGCCTTGGACTCGGCGTCCGGCAGGGCCGCCCGGCAGCGGGCCGCGCCCTCCTGGCCGGTGGCGCTCGGGTCGCGCTCCAGCTCGGCGGCGATGGTTGCCTCGTCGGTCGCGCCGAGGACGGCGAGCCGGGACAGCACGCGCCAGCGCAGCTCGGGGTCGAGTTCGGGGCCGCCCGGCACGGTGCCGTCGGCGAGCCAGGCGGCGATGGGCTCGGGGTGCGCGGCGACGTCGATGAAGTGGCGTACGGCGATCAGCCGCAGGCCGGGGTGGTCGCCGTCCTCGGTGCGGCGGATGAGGTCGCGGCACAGGGCGGCGAGGGTGGCGAGCGCGGCGGGGCGTTCCTCGGCGGTGAGGTACCGGCCGGCGATCTGGGCGGCGGCGAAGCTCAGGACGCCCTGGACCAGGGCCAGGTCCGTCTCGTGCGGAAGGTGGGCGCGGGCGGTCTCCAGGTAGACGGCGGCGGGGAGTTCGCCGTCCCGGACGGCGTCCCTGAGGGCGTTCCACACCACCGCGCGGGACAGCGGCTCGGGCAGTCCGGACAGGGCCGTACGGACGCCTTCGAAGGACTCGGGGTCGAAGCGGACCTTGGCGTAGGAGAGATCGCCGTCGTTGAGCAGGAGCAGGGTGGGGCGCTTGCCGATGGGCTGCGGCTCGGTCTGCGGGACGTCGAGGTCGACGCGCTCGCGCAGGACGAGGTGGCGGCCCTCGTCGGCGACGTCCAGGTCGTAGAGGCCGGCGGCGATGCGGTGCGGGCGGCTGCCGGTGCGCTCCACCTGGAGGGTGTAGGTGCCGTCCGTGCCGCGGGTCACGCTCGGGGTGAGGGTGTCGACGCCGGTGGTGCGCAGCCAGGCGTCGGCCCAGGCGTGCACGTCGCGGTCGGTGTGGGCGGCGAGGGAGTCGATGAAGTCGGCGAGGGTGGCGTTGGCGAACTTGTGCCGCTCGAAGTGGGTGTTGATGCCGGCGAGGAAGTCCTTCTCGCCGAGCCAGGCGACCAGTTGGCGCAGTGCGGAGGCGCCCTTGGCGTAGGAGATGCCGTCGAAGTTGAGGAGTGCGGAGGCGGTGTCGTCGACGGCCTCGGGGGCCACGGGGTGGGTGGAGGGGCGCTGGTCGGCGTCGTAGCCCCAGCCCTTGCGGACGACTCCGAAGTCGGTCCAGGTGTCGGTGAAGCGGGTGGCCTCGGTGAGGGTCTGGTAGCCCATGTACTCGGCGAAGGACTCGTTCAGCCAGATGTCGTCCCACCAGCGCAGGGTGACGAGGTCGCCGAACCACATGTGGGCCATCTCGTGGGCGATGACCATGGCGCGGGTCTGCCGCTCGACGTCGGTGACGGCGGAGCGGTAGACGAAATCGTCGCGGAAGGTGACGAGGCCGGGGTTCTCCATGGCGCCGGCGTTGAACTCGGGGACGAACGCCTGGTCGTAGGAGTCGAAGGGATAGGGCTCGTCGAACTTCTCGTGGTACCGGTCGTAGCACTGCCGGGTGATCTCGAACAGTTCGTCGGCATCGGCGTCGAGGTGGGGGGCGAGGGAGCGGCGGCAGTGGAGGCCGAAGGGCAGTCCGCGGTGTTCGGTGGTGACGGAGTGCCAGGGTCCGGCGGCGACGGCGACGAGGTAGGTGGAGATCAGCGGGGTGGGCGCGGCCCGCCAGACGCCGTCGGTGTGTTCGGTGACGCTGTTGGCGAGGACGGTCCAGCCCTCGGGTGCCCGGACGGACAGCTCGAAGACGGACTTGAGGTCGGGCTGGTCGAAGGCGGCGAAGACGCGCTGGACGTCGTCCATGAACAGCTGGGTGTAGACGTAGGTCTCGCCGTCGGTGGGGTCGGTGAAGCGGTGCATGCCCTCGCCGGTGCGCGAGTAGCGCATGGTGGCCTCGACGCGCAGTTCGTGCTCGCCGGCGGTGAGGTTCTTCAGGGGCAGCCGGTTGCCGTCGAGGGTCTCCGGGTCCAGGGGCTGTCCGTCGAGGGTGACCGAGAGCAGTTCCGCGGGCTTGAGCTCGACGAAGGTGTCCGCAGCGGCGCGCGTGGTGAACCGGATCCCGGTCCGGGAGCCGAAGGTCTCGTCCCCGGTGGTCAGATCGAGTTCGATCGTGTAGCTGCGGACGTCGAGGAGTCGGGCACGGGTCTGCGCTTCGTCGCGCGTCAGTACGGACATGCAGGACATGCTGCCTGATGGCACCGGCAAGGCACAGAGGCGGATGGGTACGCGGCCTATGTCCGGTCCTGCGCCGGGTGCGCGCCGGAGATGTCGCGCTGCGGCGGGACCCTGGCCTCGGGGTGGGACAGCACGGGTTCGCCGGTGTCGGCCTGGCCTTTGACGAGGGCGCGCAGTTCGCGGACCTCCTGTTCCAGGGCGCGGTGGCGGCGGTGGGCGTCATAGAGGAAGCGGACCTTGGTGCGGAGCGCCCAGGGGTCGATGGGTTTCATCACCAGGTCGGCGACGCCGAGGCCGAAGGCGGCGGAGGTGAGTTCCTGGTCGGCGCCGAAGCCGGTCAGCAAGATGACCGGAATGTGCTGGGTCTGTTCCAGACGGCGCATGTACCGGACCACGTCCAGACCGCTGACGCCGGGCATCCGCACATCGAGCAGCAGGAGTCCGATCTGCCCGCGCAGCACCTGTTTGAGCGCCTCGTCGCCGGTGGTGGCGCGGCTGATCTGGTGGCCCAGCGGGGCCAGGGCGCTCTCCAGCGCGTACAGCGTGTCCTTGTGGTCGTCGACGATGAGGATCTTCGCTTCCGGGGGCATGGCCCGACGTCCCTCCCGCATGGGACAACCAGCTGATGTCCGTGATGCTGACGGGCTGTGCCCGTCGGCTGACAAGGAGTGCACAGCGCAGCATGCCCCGTGCGGGCGGCTGTGTCACGCCCCGGGAGGGCCGGGGGGCGTCAGTTCGCCGTCGGCGCAGTGCCGCCCACGGCGTCCTCGGCGATGGACTCGTGGTGTCTGATCACCTCGGCGATGATGAAGTTGAGGAACTTCTCGGCGAAGGCCGGGTCGAGTTTGGCGTTCTCGGCGAGGGTGCGCAGCCGGGCGATCTGCCGGGCCTCGCGGGCCGGGTCGGCGGGCGGCAG
Encoded proteins:
- the pepN gene encoding aminopeptidase N, whose protein sequence is MSVLTRDEAQTRARLLDVRSYTIELDLTTGDETFGSRTGIRFTTRAAADTFVELKPAELLSVTLDGQPLDPETLDGNRLPLKNLTAGEHELRVEATMRYSRTGEGMHRFTDPTDGETYVYTQLFMDDVQRVFAAFDQPDLKSVFELSVRAPEGWTVLANSVTEHTDGVWRAAPTPLISTYLVAVAAGPWHSVTTEHRGLPFGLHCRRSLAPHLDADADELFEITRQCYDRYHEKFDEPYPFDSYDQAFVPEFNAGAMENPGLVTFRDDFVYRSAVTDVERQTRAMVIAHEMAHMWFGDLVTLRWWDDIWLNESFAEYMGYQTLTEATRFTDTWTDFGVVRKGWGYDADQRPSTHPVAPEAVDDTASALLNFDGISYAKGASALRQLVAWLGEKDFLAGINTHFERHKFANATLADFIDSLAAHTDRDVHAWADAWLRTTGVDTLTPSVTRGTDGTYTLQVERTGSRPHRIAAGLYDLDVADEGRHLVLRERVDLDVPQTEPQPIGKRPTLLLLNDGDLSYAKVRFDPESFEGVRTALSGLPEPLSRAVVWNALRDAVRDGELPAAVYLETARAHLPHETDLALVQGVLSFAAAQIAGRYLTAEERPAALATLAALCRDLIRRTEDGDHPGLRLIAVRHFIDVAAHPEPIAAWLADGTVPGGPELDPELRWRVLSRLAVLGATDEATIAAELERDPSATGQEGAARCRAALPDAESKARAWDAMFAGDDLSNYLVAATAQGFWQPEQTDLVTQYVPRFYTDAVAVAARRGPAIADVVGRWAFPVYAVDPETLRLGEECLSDSDPIPALRRKLVDQLDDLGRALRVRQEKRES
- a CDS encoding chorismate mutase; protein product: MTTSNTEPGEVDPAVRAELARLRDSIDNIDAAVVHMLAERFKATQQVGHLKAAHQLPPADPAREARQIARLRTLAENAKLDPAFAEKFLNFIIAEVIRHHESIAEDAVGGTAPTAN
- a CDS encoding response regulator, giving the protein MPPEAKILIVDDHKDTLYALESALAPLGHQISRATTGDEALKQVLRGQIGLLLLDVRMPGVSGLDVVRYMRRLEQTQHIPVILLTGFGADQELTSAAFGLGVADLVMKPIDPWALRTKVRFLYDAHRRHRALEQEVRELRALVKGQADTGEPVLSHPEARVPPQRDISGAHPAQDRT
- a CDS encoding lysine N(6)-hydroxylase/L-ornithine N(5)-oxygenase family protein, translating into MSPTPDTPRDLVGIGIGPFNLSLAALAHPLAELDTAFYEQGPAFDWHPGLLIDGATIQVPFLADLVTLVDPASPWTFLNYLRTRDRLFPFYFAERFHIQRAEYDAYCRWVSENLPALHFGHQVDAVRFNPERDVFEVDFTQLDADGEAEALGRAYTRNVVLGIGTEPHVPDPLRPLVQAPGVPVFHAADYLDHRAELQTAEHVTVVGSGQSGAEILLDLLRARPAGREGLHWIGRTPSFAPMEYSKLGLEHFTPDYTRYFHALAEPVRDRLVSTQWQLHKGIDAGTLAALHDELYRRTLHGGWPDTVLTPGVRVRTAGRIATTKIELHLEHIEQGTRSRLTTDAVVLATGYRERPLDRILAGLDPYLRRDSRERPRVDEKFRLVFDPSVTGSGCHVYVQNAERHTHGVGTPDLGLSAWRSATILNSVTDKETYPLPGRTAFTSFGLEPQQPQIPSARRPKALTPLLDGI
- a CDS encoding bifunctional metallophosphatase/5'-nucleotidase — its product is MPLNRRKFLKKSAVTGAGVALAGAVATPAAEAAEVKKGPKPAKRYSLTVMGTTDLHGNIFNWDYFKDAEYTDAKGNAKGLARVATLVEQVREEKGRRNTLLIDAGDTIQGTPLTYYYAKVDPITAKGGPVHPMAQAMNAIGYDAVALGNHEFNYGIETLRKFEEQCDFPLLGANALDAKTLKPAFPPYFMKTFRVKGAPPVKVAVLGLTNPGIAIWDKAYVQGKLTFPGLEEQAAKWVPKLRSMGADVVVVSAHSGSSGTSSYGDQLPYIENSAALVAQQVPGIDAILVGHAHTEIAELKVTNEATGKTVVLSEPLCYAQRLSLFDIELVFSKGRWTVESVAASVRDSKTVADDPEITKLLQDEHDIVVEYVNQVVGTATATLTTVDARYKDAPIIDLITTVQEDVARAALAGTEYAELPVISQASPFSRTSQIPAGNVTIRDLSSLYVYDNTLVAKLMTGAQVKAYLEYSAEYFVQTAASAAVDVEKLTNAGGRPDYNYDYVSGLSYDIDIAQAAGSRIRNLTYNGAALDDAQKFVFAVNNYRANGGGAFPHVASAQELWSESTEIRTRIAEWVTAKGVLDPKDFASVDWKLTREGTPVF
- a CDS encoding pyridoxal phosphate-dependent decarboxylase family protein, yielding MSTSPLASGPEGPHALGPLLDTVLDALTQGTRSRGGPLPAGGPKAVAARLRAAVGDVLPEHGDANALHTLVRAFAEGAADPAHPLCAAHLHCPPLAVSTAADLAASALNPSLDSWDQAPAASELEALVTRALAELTLPTSTDAAQAAGSTPQARASAPTPTPAPPDALVTTGGTESNQLALLLARQAHPGTRLIHGANAHHSLPRAAWLLGMPDPVAVPAHAGTLDPTALDEALTHLPGPYLVAATAGTTDAGLIDPLQEIAALCARHHARLHIDAAYGGGLLFSDRHRAKLTGLDAAATITLDLHKLGWQPVAAGLLVVKNPHDLTALHHHADYLNADDDTEAGLPDLLGRSLRTTRRPDILKTAVTLKTLGRTGMGRLVDQVCERATEFADLVERHPAFELHDRPTISTVLFRPGTATDDTVAAVRRTLLTEGRAVLGRARLDGRLWLKVTLLNPHTRPDDLAALLHLVEGTTPR